The genomic region GCCCGGTTGTGGTTAGGCTGGTCGCTAAAAAATCCTGGCGGGCCTGCTTCACGTAGTACAATAGCCGGCCGCTACTTCATCTGGCACCGGCTTTTTTCTGTCGTTCCCTTACTTCTCTCTCATGTCCGTCAACATCGAACACCACACGCAAGACCAGGAATTTATTGCCACCATCGGCGGCCACACTGGCGAGCTGGCCTACAGCACGCCCGCCGAGGACGTTGTGGACTTCACCCACACCTTCGTAGATGAAGAGCTGCGCGGCCAGGGCGTAGGTGAGGCGCTGGCCCACGCCGGCCTGCAGTATGCCCGCCAGCACCAGCTA from Hymenobacter canadensis harbors:
- a CDS encoding GNAT family N-acetyltransferase codes for the protein MSVNIEHHTQDQEFIATIGGHTGELAYSTPAEDVVDFTHTFVDEELRGQGVGEALAHAGLQYARQHQLRVRTSCKFMAAFVRQHSEYQDLLEA